A section of the Pseudanabaena mucicola str. Chao 1806 genome encodes:
- a CDS encoding SDR family oxidoreductase, with product MKAFVAGATGQTGRHIVSELIKRNISVRALVRNLELAKQVLPTGVELVQGNVLFADTLPEAIADCDVLICATGAKPSLNVLEPYLVDFIGTKNLVKAAKAKNIQHFVIVSSLCVSKFLHPLNLFWLVLFWKKQAERYLQDSGLTYTIVRPGGLLNREKEGGLVLVGADTLFEGSIPRTKVSQVTVEALFEDNAKNKLVEIVVNADTPDRPIAELFATV from the coding sequence ATGAAAGCATTTGTAGCTGGAGCCACAGGACAAACAGGACGACATATTGTCTCCGAATTAATCAAGCGTAATATTTCTGTTAGAGCTTTGGTTCGTAATTTGGAACTAGCGAAGCAGGTTTTGCCAACTGGAGTAGAGTTAGTCCAAGGAAATGTCCTTTTCGCGGATACTTTGCCAGAGGCGATCGCAGATTGTGATGTTTTGATATGCGCGACAGGGGCAAAGCCAAGCCTCAACGTCCTTGAGCCATATCTCGTCGATTTCATTGGTACAAAGAACTTAGTCAAGGCTGCTAAGGCAAAAAATATCCAACATTTTGTGATCGTCTCATCCCTTTGTGTATCGAAATTTTTGCATCCCCTCAATTTATTTTGGCTAGTGCTGTTTTGGAAAAAGCAGGCTGAAAGATATCTGCAAGATAGCGGTTTAACCTATACCATCGTCCGTCCAGGGGGGCTACTCAATCGTGAAAAAGAAGGTGGTTTAGTCCTAGTTGGTGCTGACACTCTCTTTGAAGGCAGTATTCCCCGTACTAAGGTTTCCCAAGTAACGGTAGAGGCTCTATTTGAAGATAATGCCAAGAATAAACTTGTTGAGATTGTGGTTAACGCCGATACACCTGATCGCCCAATTGCTGAATTATTTGCAACTGTATAA